One Melanotaenia boesemani isolate fMelBoe1 chromosome 8, fMelBoe1.pri, whole genome shotgun sequence DNA segment encodes these proteins:
- the mfsd14a2 gene encoding MFSD14 family MFS transporter, translating to MTGEKKKKKRLNRSILLAKKIIIKDGGSPQGIGEPSVYHAVVVIFLEFFAWGLLTTPMLTVLHQTFPQHTFLMNGLIHGVKGLLSFLSAPLIGALSDVWGRKSFLLLTVFFTCAPIPLMKISPWWYFAVISMSGVFAVTFSVIFAYVADITQEHERSTAYGLVSATFAASLVTSPAIGAYLSVAYGDTLVVILATAIALLDICFILVAVPESLPEKMRPASWGAPISWEQADPFASLRKVGQDSTVLLICITVFLSYLPEAGQYSSFFLYLRQVIRFSSETVAAFIAVVGILSILAQTVVLGILMRSIGNKNTILLGLGFQILQLAWYGFGSQPWMMWAAGAVAAMSSITFPAISAIVSRNADPDQQGVVQGMITGIRGLCNGLGPALYGFVFYLFHVELTDADSSEKGAKPNMLDPTDESAIIPGPPFLFGACSVLLSLLVALFIPEHTGPGMRPGAYKKHSNGAQSHSHSPQGSGAEGKEPLLEDSSV from the exons ATGACgggggagaaaaagaagaagaagcggCTGAACCGCAGCATTCTTCTTGCaaagaaaattataataaaagatggaggaagt CCTCAGGGAATTGGTGAGCCCAGCGTTTACCATGCTGTGGTGGTCATCTTCCTGGAGTTTTTTGCATGGGGTCTCCTCACCACCCCAATGCTCACG GTTTTACACCAGACATTCCCCCAGCACACATTCCTGATGAATGGACTCATTCATGGTGTGAAG GGCCTATTATCATTTTTGAGTGCTCCCCTGATTGGAGCGCTGTCAGACGTATGGGGACGCAAGTCCTTCTTGCTGCTAACAGTCTTCTTCACGTGTGCACCCATTCCACTGATGAAGATCAGCCCATG GTGGTACTTTGCAGTCATCTCCATGTCTGGCGTCTTTGCCGTCACTTTCTCTGTAATCTTTGCATATGTGGCAGACATCACACAGGAGCATGAGAGGAGCACAGCATATGGTTTG GTATCGGCTACCTTTGCTGCCAGCCTGGTTACCAGTCCAGCCATTGGGGCCTACCTATCTGTTGCCTACGGTGACACCTTGGTGGTGATCTTGGCCACAGCCATCGCTCTCCTCGACATTTGCTTCATCCTGGTGGCCGTACCAGAGTCGCTGCCTGAGAAGATGAGGCCAGCATCATGGGGAGCACCTATATCCTGGGAACAGGCAGACCCCTTTGCT TCTCTGCGTAAAGTCGGCCAGGACTCAACAGTGCTCCTCATCTGTATCACAGTGTTTCTCTCCTACCTCCCTGAAGCCGGACAGtactccagcttcttcctctatCTCAGACAG GTCATACGCTTCTCCTCTGAGACAGTAGCTGCCTTTATTGCAGTTGTGGGGATCCTGTCAATACTAGCTCAG ACGGTCGTGTTGGGTATCCTGATGCGTTCCATagggaataaaaacacaatcctGCTCGGGCTTGGCTTCCAGATCCTCCAGTTAGCCTGGTACGGCTTTGGCTCTCAGCCTTG GATGATGTGGGCAGCTGGAGCTGTTGCAGCCATGTCTAGTATCACCTTCCCTGCCATCAGCGCCATCGTGTCCCGTAATGCAGACCCTGATCAACAAG GTGTTGTTCAGGGGATGATTACTGGAATTCGGGGCCTCTGTAATGGTTTGGGCCCTGCTCTTTATGGCTTTGTCTTCTACTTGTTCCACGTGGAGTTGACTGACGCAGACAGCTCTGAGAAAGGTGCCAAACCCAACATGCTCGACCCCACTGACGAG AGTGCCATAATCCCAGGCCCTCCCTTCCTCTTTGGTGCATGCTCAGTGCTGCTGTCTCTGTTGGTGGCCCTGTTCATCCCTGAGCACACGGGGCCCGGCATGAGGCCCGGTGCTTATAAGAAGCACAGCAATGGGGCACAGAGTCACTCCCACAGCCCACAGGGCAGCGGAGCAGAGGGCAAGGAGCCACTGCTGGAGGACAGCAGCGTATAA